The following are encoded together in the Macadamia integrifolia cultivar HAES 741 chromosome 10, SCU_Mint_v3, whole genome shotgun sequence genome:
- the LOC122090527 gene encoding epoxide hydrolase A-like: MEGIEHRMVSVNGINMHIAEKGEGPVVLLLHGFPELWYSWRHQISALASHGNRAVAPDLRGFGDTDAPPSTTSYTAFHVVGDLIALIDLLGQDQVFVVGHDWGAWIAWCFCLFRPDRVKAVVNLSVAFIPRNPLAKPLDLIRAALGDDYYFCRFQEPGDMEEVFAHFGTASTLKRFIMSLKAEPLYLPKGKEFGDSPDHEISLPSWLSEEDLNYYASKFDIKGFTGGLYYYRVFNLNWELMAPWTGVQVKVPAKFVIGDLDLVYNTLNAKEYIHDGGFKSDVPFLQDVVVIEGAGHFINQERSDEINTQILDFIKKF, translated from the exons atggaaggaaTTGAGCACAGAATGGTGAGTGTGAATGGAATAAACATGCACATAGCAGAGAAAGGGGAAGGTCCGGTGGTGCTGCTTCTTCACGGGTTTCCCGAGCTCTGGTACTCATGGAGGCACCAGATTTCTGCATTGGCCTCCCACGGCAACAGAGCTGTGGCTCCTGACCTCCGTGGTTTTGGTGATACCGATGCTCCGCCTTCAACCACCAGCTATACTGCTTTTCACGTCGTTGGCGATCTTATTGCCCTCATAGATCTCCTCGGCCAAGATCAG GTGTTTGTTGTGGGACACGACTGGGGAGCTTGGATTGCTTGGTGTTTCTGCTTGTTTCGCCCTGACCGAGTTAAGGCTGTCGTGAACCTCAGCGTCGCCTTCATTCCTCGAAACCCATTAGCCAAACCCCTCGATCTGATACGAGCTGCTTTGGGTGACGATTACTACTTTTGCAGATTCCAG GAACCTGGAGACATGGAAGAGGTGTTTGCTCATTTTGGTACTGCATCAACACTGAAGAGATTTATAATGTCACTCAAAGCAGAACCATTATATCTTCCTAAAGGAAAAGAATTTGGAGATTCACCAGATCATGAAATTTCCTTGCCCTCTTGGTTATCAGAAGAAGACCTCAATTACTATGCCAGCAAATTCGACATAAAAGGCTTCACTGGAGGATTATATTACTATCGAGTTTTTAATCT AAACTGGGAGCTCATGGCACCATGGACTGGTGTACAAGTAAAAGTACCAGCCAAATTTGTTATAGGAGACCTGGATCTGGTATACAACACCTTAAATGCCAAGGAATATATACATGATGGTGGCTTCAAGAGTGATGTGCCATTTCTGCAAGATGTGGTTGTGATAGAAGGAGCAGGTCACTTCATCAACCAGGAAAGGTCTGATGAAATAAACACCCAAATCTTGGACTTCATTAAGAAATTTTAA